One genomic segment of Salinigranum rubrum includes these proteins:
- a CDS encoding NAD-dependent epimerase/dehydratase family protein encodes MQDDLGPRGDRILITGGAGFIGSHLADALVADNDVRVLDDFSGGFRDQVPDEATVVEGDVRDPAVLDRAMEGVDVVFHEAAVVSVPKTVDDPFTSNDVNVTATVRILERAREESARVVCASSAAIYGNPDGVPITETAPLEPTSPYGIQKLTLDHYTRLYHDLYDLDTVVLRYFNVYGPRAEAGEYGDVVSVFLRQGRAGGPITVEGDGEQTRDFVHVDDVVQANLRAATTDAVGEAYNVGCGTEITISALARKIRDLTGGDTSIEHVDPRPGDIDESLADISKARERLGYEPTIGLDEGLESVV; translated from the coding sequence ATGCAGGACGACCTCGGCCCGCGGGGGGACCGCATACTCATCACGGGCGGGGCGGGCTTCATCGGGAGCCACCTCGCCGACGCGCTCGTCGCGGACAACGACGTGCGCGTCCTCGACGACTTCTCGGGCGGCTTCCGCGACCAGGTGCCCGACGAGGCGACGGTCGTCGAGGGCGACGTCCGCGACCCGGCGGTGCTCGACCGGGCGATGGAGGGCGTCGACGTCGTCTTCCACGAGGCCGCGGTCGTGAGCGTCCCGAAGACGGTCGACGACCCGTTCACCTCGAACGACGTGAACGTCACGGCGACCGTTCGGATCTTGGAGCGGGCACGCGAGGAGTCCGCACGCGTCGTCTGCGCGTCGAGCGCCGCCATCTACGGCAATCCGGACGGCGTCCCGATCACCGAGACGGCCCCGCTGGAACCGACCTCCCCCTACGGGATTCAGAAGCTGACGCTCGACCACTACACCCGCCTCTACCACGACCTGTACGACCTCGACACCGTGGTGCTCCGGTACTTCAACGTCTACGGACCGCGCGCGGAGGCCGGCGAGTACGGCGACGTCGTCTCGGTGTTCCTGCGGCAGGGGCGGGCGGGAGGCCCCATCACCGTCGAGGGGGACGGCGAGCAGACGCGCGATTTCGTCCACGTCGACGACGTCGTGCAGGCGAACCTCCGGGCGGCGACCACCGACGCCGTCGGCGAGGCGTACAACGTCGGTTGCGGGACCGAAATCACCATCTCGGCGCTCGCGCGGAAGATACGGGACCTGACGGGCGGCGACACGTCCATCGAACACGTCGACCCCCGCCCCGGCGACATCGACGAGAGCCTGGCCGACATCTCGAAGGCGCGGGAGCGACTGGGGTACGAGCCGACAATCGGGCTGGACGAAGGGCTCGAATCGGTCGTCTGA
- a CDS encoding Gfo/Idh/MocA family oxidoreductase — translation MTDRIALVGTGADPDDPDSDGFAMAYRHAAGYQRIDGCELVACADIVRENAEAFADAHDISAKGVYEDYETMLSEVEPDVVSVTVPPAIHADIVVGCAETEIPDAIHCEKPMATSWADCRRMADACDDAGIRLTINHQRRTGPIFREAKSLLDEGAIGDLRRIEWSTKNLFDAGTHLFDLSMFYTDETAVEWVLAGLDYREENRWFGTHNENQAIAQWKYENGVYGLAATGRGSDLIDPYLALSGTDGRIELGASDGAPLRYRSSDTSGWKAVDTDENVWGDPLPSKFRAGLDLAAQRVPGVPDDLFGVDYPSHIDRAIAEVIRAHRTESDSVLDASVALKGTELIFAAYESVRRRGRVDLPLTVDDNPLESMVEEGLVAVGAE, via the coding sequence ATGACAGACCGAATCGCGCTCGTGGGGACCGGTGCGGACCCCGATGACCCCGACAGCGACGGCTTCGCGATGGCGTACCGTCACGCGGCGGGGTATCAGCGTATCGATGGCTGCGAACTCGTCGCGTGTGCCGACATCGTCAGGGAGAACGCCGAGGCGTTCGCCGACGCCCACGACATCTCCGCGAAAGGCGTGTACGAGGACTACGAGACCATGCTGTCCGAAGTCGAACCGGATGTCGTGAGCGTCACCGTCCCGCCGGCCATTCACGCCGACATCGTCGTCGGCTGTGCGGAGACGGAAATCCCCGACGCCATCCACTGCGAGAAGCCGATGGCGACGTCGTGGGCGGACTGCCGGCGGATGGCCGACGCCTGTGACGACGCCGGGATTCGGCTCACGATCAACCACCAGCGACGGACCGGCCCCATCTTCCGCGAGGCGAAGTCGCTCCTCGACGAGGGCGCCATCGGCGACCTTCGACGCATCGAGTGGTCGACGAAGAACCTCTTCGACGCCGGGACACACCTCTTCGACCTCTCGATGTTCTACACCGACGAGACGGCCGTCGAGTGGGTCCTCGCCGGTCTCGACTACCGCGAGGAGAACCGCTGGTTCGGGACGCACAACGAGAACCAGGCCATCGCCCAGTGGAAGTACGAGAACGGCGTCTACGGGCTGGCTGCCACGGGTCGAGGGAGCGACCTGATCGACCCGTACCTCGCGCTGTCGGGCACGGACGGTCGCATCGAACTGGGGGCGAGCGACGGCGCGCCGCTCCGCTATCGGTCGTCCGACACGTCGGGCTGGAAGGCGGTCGACACCGACGAGAACGTCTGGGGCGACCCACTGCCCTCGAAGTTCCGCGCGGGGCTCGACCTCGCCGCACAGCGCGTCCCGGGGGTGCCGGACGACCTCTTCGGCGTCGACTACCCCTCACACATCGACCGGGCCATCGCGGAGGTGATCCGCGCGCACCGGACGGAGAGCGACTCGGTGCTGGACGCGTCGGTCGCGCTCAAGGGCACCGAACTCATCTTCGCCGCGTACGAGTCGGTTCGGCGTCGCGGCCGCGTCGACCTCCCGCTCACGGTCGACGACAACCCGCTGGAGTCCATGGTCGAAGAGGGACTCGTCGCCGTCGGCGCGGAGTAG
- a CDS encoding glycosyltransferase — protein sequence MFAGEATSSEEPTVLAMPDYRESNPYQAALATALEGEGVDIRTVDGRGLVAPVTRAVLAAGRPSVLHIHFLAPYMVVENERAESLGLAELLSVLLGVRLLVDLAVASVLTERLVWTAHDLRNHKGRALGTERALKHLFVRLLCDAVVVHCDRAKDVLVETFSLPAGTKRKMWTVPHGSFLDDYPDETTRSAAREALDLPADATVLLFFGWIRAYKNVPELIETFAELDHEDARLVVAGNPRTDDIARQVRDAAADDDRVDLTLEFVPDDEVQTYMRAADVVTLPFETEEQSLLTSGSVLLAMGFERAVVAPRLGCVGELLAAERPPLEPHRDAFEARTTDRVLTDGGATGVRRVAGGVVYERTSELGEALRTALDADLGSMGARNRSYAEALRWDAIAARTRAVYLDE from the coding sequence ATGTTCGCAGGCGAAGCCACGTCGTCGGAGGAGCCGACGGTGCTGGCGATGCCGGACTACCGCGAGTCGAACCCGTATCAAGCGGCGTTAGCAACGGCACTGGAAGGCGAGGGCGTCGACATCCGGACGGTCGACGGCCGCGGCCTCGTCGCGCCGGTCACCCGGGCCGTCCTCGCTGCCGGCCGCCCGTCCGTCCTCCACATCCACTTCCTCGCGCCGTACATGGTCGTCGAGAACGAACGAGCCGAATCGCTCGGTCTCGCCGAACTCCTGTCGGTCCTCTTAGGCGTCCGACTCCTCGTCGACCTCGCGGTGGCGTCGGTTCTCACCGAGCGCCTCGTCTGGACGGCCCACGACCTTCGGAACCACAAGGGCCGGGCGCTCGGGACGGAGCGCGCGCTCAAACACCTCTTCGTCCGCCTGCTCTGTGACGCCGTCGTCGTCCACTGCGACCGGGCGAAGGACGTGCTCGTCGAGACGTTTTCGCTCCCCGCAGGGACGAAGCGGAAGATGTGGACGGTCCCTCACGGCTCCTTCCTCGACGACTATCCGGACGAGACGACGCGTTCGGCCGCCCGCGAGGCGCTCGACCTGCCGGCCGACGCCACGGTACTTCTCTTCTTCGGGTGGATCCGAGCGTACAAGAACGTCCCCGAACTCATCGAGACGTTCGCCGAACTCGACCACGAGGACGCTCGGCTCGTCGTCGCGGGGAACCCGCGGACCGACGATATCGCGAGGCAGGTCCGCGACGCCGCAGCCGACGACGACCGGGTCGATCTCACGCTCGAGTTCGTTCCCGACGACGAGGTCCAGACGTACATGCGCGCGGCCGACGTGGTGACGCTCCCGTTCGAGACCGAAGAGCAGAGCCTGCTCACCTCGGGGAGCGTCCTCCTCGCGATGGGGTTCGAACGCGCGGTCGTCGCGCCGCGACTCGGCTGTGTCGGCGAACTGCTCGCCGCCGAACGGCCGCCGCTCGAACCTCATCGCGACGCGTTCGAAGCCCGGACGACCGATCGGGTGCTCACCGACGGCGGCGCGACCGGCGTCAGGCGCGTCGCTGGCGGTGTGGTCTACGAGAGAACGTCCGAACTGGGTGAGGCGCTCCGGACGGCACTGGACGCCGATCTCGGCTCGATGGGTGCGCGGAACCGCAGCTACGCCGAGGCGCTCCGGTGGGACGCAATCGCGGCGCGGACGCGTGCGGTGTATCTGGACGAGTGA
- a CDS encoding glycosyltransferase family 2 protein, with amino-acid sequence MTYRDHTVGVVIPAYNEEEFIGEVVESIPTYVDRIYPVDDCSTDDTWDEITAVAERENERRTPTVHSGEVVVPVQHDRNRGAGAATLTGYRRALDDDVDLVARMDGDGQMDPAMLSHLLDPLVDGEVSYAKGDRLAGLDYVSQMSWWRLFGNVLLTALTRVSSGYWRLRDPQNGYTAITHEALDSLSFDDLFDHYGFCNDVLIHLNADGYDVADVAHPAVYGDEESTIQYSSFIPRLSGLLFSRWRWRLRHQTNRTVGAIALGSFLGSLLAVSVGVGYLLQCVTNGTSDSLETDGGTRTRQESPGVSQSVRLLLVGCLSLIVGVLADSSADHGCVVRKGPTDADESDPSPTGAF; translated from the coding sequence ATGACTTACCGCGACCACACGGTCGGCGTGGTCATCCCCGCGTACAACGAGGAAGAGTTCATCGGCGAGGTCGTCGAAAGCATCCCGACGTACGTCGATCGTATCTACCCGGTCGACGACTGCTCGACCGACGACACCTGGGACGAGATAACAGCCGTCGCCGAGCGGGAGAACGAGCGCCGAACGCCGACCGTCCACTCTGGGGAGGTGGTCGTCCCGGTCCAGCACGACCGGAACCGGGGTGCCGGCGCCGCGACGCTGACGGGGTACCGACGTGCGCTCGACGACGACGTCGACCTCGTCGCACGGATGGACGGCGACGGTCAGATGGACCCCGCGATGCTCTCACACCTGCTCGACCCGTTGGTCGACGGGGAGGTGTCCTACGCGAAGGGCGACCGACTCGCCGGACTCGACTACGTCTCGCAGATGTCTTGGTGGCGGCTGTTCGGCAACGTGCTTCTCACCGCGCTCACCCGTGTTTCGAGCGGCTACTGGCGGCTCAGAGACCCCCAGAACGGATACACGGCCATCACTCACGAAGCGCTGGACTCGCTCTCGTTCGACGACCTGTTCGACCACTACGGGTTCTGTAACGACGTGCTCATCCATCTGAACGCCGACGGGTACGACGTCGCCGACGTCGCCCACCCCGCCGTCTACGGGGACGAGGAGAGCACCATCCAGTACTCGTCGTTCATCCCACGGCTCTCGGGCCTCCTCTTCTCACGGTGGCGGTGGCGACTCCGACACCAGACGAATCGCACCGTCGGTGCCATCGCGCTCGGCTCGTTCCTCGGCAGTCTCCTTGCGGTCTCCGTCGGTGTCGGCTATCTGCTCCAGTGCGTGACGAACGGGACGTCTGACAGTCTCGAAACCGACGGTGGGACGCGTACCCGACAGGAGAGCCCCGGAGTGTCTCAGTCCGTCCGCCTCCTTCTGGTCGGGTGCCTGTCGCTGATCGTTGGCGTGCTCGCCGATTCCAGTGCCGACCACGGCTGCGTAGTTCGGAAGGGGCCGACGGACGCCGACGAGTCCGACCCCAGTCCGACCGGCGCGTTCTGA
- the wecB gene encoding non-hydrolyzing UDP-N-acetylglucosamine 2-epimerase gives MTVVIGTRPELIKMAPVIKAIRETDSMELRFVHTGQHYDTELSGSFIRTLGLPEPDVRLGVGSGSQAEQTGEALVALEADVEATSPDVVLAQGDTNAVLSAALAVSKLDADFGHVEAGIRSFDDEMPEEVNRVVADRVADFLFAPTMEAAQNLTEEGITENVHVTGNTVVDACREHSKVAHEQSDVLDRLDLTPGEYVAATVHRARNTDDDDRLRTVLTALDDVSFPVVLPAHPRTQAAVDRIGFDASGSLALIDPLDYLDFLELLSSARVVVTDSGGVQEEASILEVPCLTVRPNTERPETVDAGVNELVTPETVGDRLRAVYRDERDEMVGATDLFGDGRAGERIVELLRTAGEDDRDAARRSVEQPPN, from the coding sequence GTGACAGTCGTAATCGGCACGAGACCGGAGCTGATCAAGATGGCACCGGTCATCAAGGCGATTCGCGAGACGGACTCGATGGAACTGCGGTTCGTCCACACCGGCCAGCACTACGACACCGAGTTGAGCGGGAGCTTCATCCGGACGCTGGGCCTGCCGGAGCCCGACGTCCGGCTCGGCGTCGGAAGCGGGAGCCAGGCCGAACAGACCGGTGAGGCCCTCGTCGCGCTCGAAGCCGACGTCGAAGCGACGTCGCCGGACGTCGTGCTCGCCCAGGGGGACACGAACGCGGTCCTCTCCGCCGCGCTCGCCGTGTCCAAGCTCGACGCCGACTTCGGCCACGTCGAGGCGGGCATCCGGAGCTTCGACGACGAGATGCCCGAGGAAGTGAACCGGGTCGTCGCCGACCGGGTCGCCGACTTCCTGTTCGCACCGACGATGGAAGCCGCACAGAACCTCACCGAGGAGGGAATCACCGAGAACGTCCACGTGACGGGGAACACCGTCGTCGACGCGTGCCGCGAACACAGCAAGGTCGCCCACGAGCAGTCGGACGTCCTCGACCGCCTCGACCTCACCCCCGGCGAGTACGTCGCCGCGACGGTCCACCGCGCTCGTAACACCGACGACGACGACCGACTCCGGACGGTTCTCACCGCACTCGACGACGTGTCGTTCCCGGTCGTCCTGCCGGCGCACCCGCGGACCCAGGCCGCAGTCGACCGTATCGGGTTCGACGCTTCCGGGTCGCTCGCACTGATCGACCCGCTCGACTACCTCGACTTCCTCGAACTCCTCTCGAGCGCCCGCGTCGTCGTGACGGACTCGGGCGGGGTTCAAGAGGAGGCGTCGATTCTGGAGGTCCCGTGTCTCACGGTCCGACCGAACACGGAGCGCCCCGAAACCGTCGACGCCGGGGTGAACGAACTCGTCACGCCCGAAACCGTCGGTGACCGGCTCCGGGCCGTCTACCGCGACGAACGCGACGAGATGGTCGGCGCGACCGACCTGTTCGGCGACGGACGAGCGGGCGAGCGCATCGTCGAACTCCTTCGCACCGCCGGGGAGGACGACCGGGACGCGGCCCGTCGCTCGGTCGAACAGCCGCCGAACTGA